A genomic segment from Oncorhynchus clarkii lewisi isolate Uvic-CL-2024 chromosome 12, UVic_Ocla_1.0, whole genome shotgun sequence encodes:
- the LOC139421087 gene encoding uncharacterized protein, producing MNTLKIVGLLCCSAFLVRSAHIPEKSMDARSLVEKILGNIPVVHESSVKIMGLTLDPSSQSRNMPYQSMVTSLGIPAAPELRTVCRPLNQIDFTLEECLSSMSAGLQLYQDVLGELKERVTTDKVTGLLADIRDLLAQVNKMQEPGQMSSVAQYEASGLASRLPGDYEVQVATHFTLLQLRDFTQNLKRSLRNIEHLTSRPGQKG from the exons ATGAACACTCTCAAAA TTGTAGGTCTGCTCTGCTGTTCAGCTTTTCTGGTCCGGTCCGCGCATATTCCAGAGAAGTCAATGGACGCAAGGAGTTTGGTCGAAAAAATATTAGGCAACATCCCTGTGGTTCACGAGTCTAGTGTCAAAATCATG GGCCTGACCCTTGACCCGTCCAGCCAGTCTAGGAACATGCCGTACCAGTCCATGGTGACCTCCCTGGGCATCCCCGCAGCACCAGAACTAAGGACTGTCTGCAGACCCCTAAACCAAATTGATTTCACCCtg GAGGAGTGTCTGAGCAGTATGTCTGCGGGGCTGCAGCTGTATCAGGATGTGCTGGGTGAGCTGAAGGAGCGTGTGACCACTGACAAGGTGACAGGACTCCTGGCTGACATCAGAGACCTGCTGGCCCAGGTCAACAAG ATGCAGGAGCCTGGCCAGATGAGCAGTGTGGCCCAGTACGAGGCCTCGGGACTGGCCTCACGCCTCCCAGGGGACTACGAGGTTCAGGTTGCAACTCACTTTACCCTGCTGCAGCTCCGTGACTTCACACAGAACCTAAAACGCAGCCTGCGTAACATCGAACACCTGACTTCCAGGCCAGGACAGAAGGGCTGA